Proteins from a single region of Terriglobus sp. TAA 43:
- a CDS encoding anti-sigma factor domain-containing protein, whose amino-acid sequence MASVLDLPREQSAEPRKRPTRLLVLNGTLAASIAVLVTLLGQKFREDKNASPRQPSHSVISSAPVSAPTPKNNALPGEPESARLAEMQRRVSELENRASNLDATNASLRQQMQKEQAERENLVAERDNLSKQLNAAQSQVRTLKDTADSSQSTSDRQATQLASLETNVRMLNAALEDSKTTLNDRERMLALDRDFLAHDRDIRDVIGARNLYIADIFDATETGKTAKPFGRIFYTQDRSLVFYGFDLDKQPGLKQSVSFQAWGTGADRQPVSLGLFYQDDAHKRWVVRFNDAKTLSRLNMVFVTVEPEGGSQKPTGKPLLRSYLQIQPNHP is encoded by the coding sequence ATGGCGTCGGTATTGGACCTTCCTCGTGAGCAATCCGCCGAACCTCGTAAGCGACCGACTCGACTTCTAGTCCTGAATGGAACTCTCGCAGCATCGATTGCAGTGCTGGTCACGCTTCTCGGTCAAAAGTTTCGAGAAGATAAGAACGCTTCACCTCGTCAGCCTTCCCATTCAGTAATCTCTTCCGCCCCTGTGTCGGCTCCTACTCCCAAAAACAACGCCCTACCAGGTGAGCCGGAGAGCGCGCGATTGGCGGAGATGCAGCGACGAGTTTCCGAGCTGGAGAATCGTGCGTCCAATCTCGACGCGACCAATGCATCCCTTCGGCAACAGATGCAAAAGGAGCAGGCAGAGCGAGAGAATCTCGTCGCGGAGAGAGACAATCTAAGCAAACAATTGAACGCGGCTCAGTCTCAAGTGCGGACCCTGAAGGACACGGCGGATTCCTCCCAGTCCACTTCCGACCGACAGGCCACGCAACTCGCCTCCCTCGAGACGAATGTCCGGATGTTGAATGCGGCTCTCGAAGACTCCAAGACCACCTTGAATGATCGCGAACGCATGCTTGCTCTCGATCGTGACTTCCTGGCGCACGACCGTGATATTCGCGATGTGATCGGTGCTCGCAACCTCTACATCGCGGACATCTTCGATGCCACCGAGACAGGGAAGACTGCGAAGCCTTTCGGCAGAATCTTCTACACGCAGGATCGCTCGCTCGTGTTCTATGGCTTTGATCTGGACAAGCAGCCAGGGCTTAAACAAAGTGTTTCGTTTCAAGCCTGGGGTACTGGCGCTGATCGTCAACCCGTGAGCCTCGGATTGTTCTATCAGGACGACGCCCACAAGCGTTGGGTGGTTCGCTTCAATGATGCCAAGACGTTGTCGCGACTCAACATGGTCTTCGTGACCGTGGAACCTGAAGGCGGAAGCCAAAAGCCGACAGGGAAGCCCCTTCTGCGCTCTTATCTGCAAATTCAACCGAATCATCCATAA
- a CDS encoding RNA polymerase sigma factor encodes MNSEVALELPKTLGKIVDAGPLPTSRPVGQEMVPVTDEQLLVALVNGSHEALGLLFGKHARAVYRLAHRILCDETEAADLRQEVFLYLFERAANFDPEKTSGLSWILQITYHRAIDRRRYLSHRHHYQSEVFDETRQHEQRSELSAEHLDGKALLSRLREQLPPDQRKTLELHILEGYSFREIAERSGQTLGNVRHHYYRAIERLRANLFSRTK; translated from the coding sequence ATGAATTCAGAAGTTGCGCTCGAGCTGCCGAAGACCCTCGGAAAGATCGTCGATGCGGGCCCGCTGCCCACGTCACGTCCGGTCGGACAAGAAATGGTACCGGTCACGGATGAGCAGTTGCTTGTCGCTCTAGTGAATGGGTCGCACGAAGCACTTGGTCTGTTGTTTGGAAAACATGCCCGAGCGGTCTATCGGTTGGCACATCGAATTCTATGCGACGAGACGGAAGCAGCGGATCTACGGCAAGAGGTGTTTCTCTATCTCTTTGAGAGAGCGGCCAACTTTGATCCTGAAAAAACCAGTGGCCTCTCTTGGATATTGCAGATCACCTATCATCGAGCCATCGATCGACGGAGGTATTTGTCCCATCGACATCACTACCAGTCGGAGGTTTTCGATGAAACTCGCCAGCATGAACAGAGAAGTGAACTCTCAGCGGAACACCTTGACGGTAAGGCACTTTTGTCGAGGCTGAGGGAACAGCTCCCTCCCGACCAACGGAAAACGTTGGAACTCCACATCCTTGAGGGGTACAGTTTCAGAGAGATCGCGGAGCGGAGCGGGCAGACGCTCGGGAACGTTCGGCATCACTACTATCGTGCCATTGAGCGCCTTCGCGCGAACCTGTTCTCGCGTACCAAGTAG
- a CDS encoding helix-turn-helix domain-containing protein: protein MPTPSIKTLFGRSIRSLREERGYSQEELAERAGLHRNYVGGIERGERNVGLENVAKLAKALKVRTRELFDSLP from the coding sequence GTGCCCACTCCCTCGATCAAAACGCTTTTCGGCCGATCGATACGATCGTTGCGAGAGGAACGTGGCTATTCGCAAGAAGAACTCGCAGAGCGCGCAGGACTTCACCGCAATTACGTCGGGGGGATCGAGCGTGGGGAACGCAATGTGGGGTTAGAAAACGTCGCAAAGCTCGCAAAAGCATTGAAAGTGAGAACGCGAGAGCTCTTCGACTCTCTGCCTTAG